A section of the Oryza sativa Japonica Group chromosome 1, ASM3414082v1 genome encodes:
- the LOC4324759 gene encoding uncharacterized protein: MADSTAMTVDFLRARLLSERSVSRAAKERADQLAKRVAELEEQVQAVTAQRRQAERAATEVLGILESHGFGGNLSDVLDSGSDRDGEEDDDPRDARSDGDTAGSRGEEQPPAQCEAAEDALSGTAEPGGGLSWKGRSVSPRKARQLKQKHRRSYFYLLSSDPSPKYRMGQSCRKNKRKELSNGKSTAPEEQRGDVEEIAWSQKGQQDGSDCTDDGQADMDGEVAGGQYVIRYEKDGEMERVLERQAELIGQYEAEEEAQRQWEKQFNENRSSAKVHVEAENKACQIENGWEQSKEHSRLADQAVHCNEEAKPGVKNHPSASNNRSAGLLLNGSLPESPQDTSGQEAAADQRDSHEELHGHCHAQSQGNSNVAGTMTGKNQEQGNENPDGCSSYCDIKAPSDGSPSMSDATLNSKVSDWSSSRFHDHGDNQVDAGPDQQPTSNMDIECVLQALQLARISLSQKLSKPVPPSQVTLALPAPGDHEHSEDDGYSPVDDEFNSARDELCSSSQSPDQEILALPAPEDYHDRENLPANDDATISLTEEQTSSSPHRQEILALPAPVDDYHREIVDDIKIPICIAGLFRLPTDSFPKDEMVSTCNKYGGSELNLRPTAAAPQNAFVSNTADRVTVAPSEIRDDHGFSTRPCYDPHSSGLLSVPTSGRCSTPSSDFTIRGASFLSGIPGLAEDFRKGRPLADADLFMQRGCDYTISNKWML, encoded by the exons ATGGCGGACTCCACGGCCATGACCGTCGACTTCCTCCGCGCGCGGCTGCTCTCCGAGCGGTCCGTCTCCCGCGCCGCCAAGGAGCGCGCCGACCAGCTCGCCAAGAGG GTTGCGGAGCTGGAGGAGCAGGTCCAGGCGGTGACGGCGCAGAGGCggcaggcggagcgggcggcgacggaggtgCTGGGTATTCTGGAGTCACATGGCTTCGGCGGCAACCTCTCCGACGTGCTCGACTCGGGCTCCgaccgcgacggcgaggaggatgaCGACCCACGCGACGcgaggagcgacggcgacacggCCGGCTCCCGCGGGGAGGAGCAGCCGCCGGCGCAGTGCGAAGCGGCGGAGGACGCGCTGTCCGGGACGGCCGAGCCCGGCGGCGGGCTGTCGTGGAAAGGCCGCAGCGTGAGCCCGCGCAAGGCGAGGCAGCTCAAGCAGAAGCACCGGAGGAGCTACTTctacctcctctcctccgaccCGTCGCCCAAGTACCGGATGGGGCAGTCCTGCCGCAAGAACAAGCGCAAGGAGCTCAG CAATGGCAAGTCGACGGCGCCGGAAGAGCAGCGCGGCGACGTCGAGGAGATCGCCTGGAGTCAGAAGGGGCAGCAAGATGGATCGGATTGCACCGACGACGGCCAGGCGGACATGGACGGCGAGGTTGCTGGTGGTCAGTATGTGATCAGGTACGAGAAGGACGGCGAGATGGAAAGGGTGCTCGAGAGGCAGGCCGAGCTGATCGGCCAGTATGAGGCGGAGGAAGAAGCTCAGAGGCAGTGGGAGAAGCAGTTCAACGAGAATCGGAGCTCAGCCAAG GTTCATGTTGAGGCAGAGAATAAGGCGTGCCAGATAGAAAATGGTTGGGAGCAGAGCAAGGAGCATTCTAGGCTCGCGGATCAAGCGGTTCATTGCAACGAAGAGGCAAAACCAGGCGTTAAAAATCACCCCAGCGCCAGCAACAACCGCTCTGCTGGACTTCTGTTGAATGGTTCCCTTCCTGAATCACCCCAAGACACATCAGGACAAGAAGCAGCAGCCGACCAACGTGACTCGCACGAGGAGCTTCACGGCCACTGTCATGCACAGTCTCAAGGAAACTCTAATGTCGCCGGCACAATGACAGGGAAGAATCAAGAACAAGGAAACGAGAATCCGGATGGATGTTCAAGCTACTGTGACATCAAAGCGCCATCAGATGGGAGCCCGTCAATGAGTGATGCCACCCTGAACAGCAAGGTCTCTGATTGGAGCTCATCACGCTTCCATGACCATGGCGACAACCAGGTCGATGCAGGGCCAGATCAACAGCCAACGAGCAACATGGACATAGAGTGTGTTCTTCAGGCACTTCAGCTTGCCAGGATTTCCCTGAGTCAGAAGCTGAGCAAGCCAGTTCCACCCAGCCAGGTGACGCTGGCGCTTCCTGCACCAGGGGACCATGAACATTCAGAAGACGACGGCTACTCCCCCGTCGACGACGAGTTCAATTCTGCAAGAGATGAGCTCTGCAGCTCAAGCCAATCTCCTGATCAGGAGATACTGGCTCTCCCTGCACCAGAGGATTACCATGACAGGGAGAATTTGCCTGCCAATGACGACGCTACCATTTCACTGACAGAGGAACAGACCAGTTCAAGCCCACACCGGCAGGAGATCCTGGCTCTCCCGGCTCCGGTAGATGATTACCACAGAGAGATAGTGGATGACATCAAGATACCTATCTGCATTGCCGGCTTGTTTCGGTTGCCAACAGACTCATTTCCAAAGGACGAGATGGTCTCAACTTGCAACAAATATGGAGGTTCAGAGCTCAATCTGAGACCAACTGCAGCTGCTCCTCAGAACGCCTTCGTGAGCAACACTGCTGATCGTGTCACGGTAGCTCCGTCAGAGATAAGAGATGATCATGGCTTTTCAACGAGGCCATGTTACGATCCACACAGTTCTGGGCTGCTGTCTGTGCCTACTTCTGGTAGGTGTAGCACTCCAAGTTCAGATTTTACAATAAGGGGAGCTTCTTTCCTCTCCGGAATTCCCGGACTTGCTGAAGATTTCAGGAAGGGAAGGCCCCTTGCAGATGCAGACCTGTTCATGCAGCGTGGCTGCGATTACACTATTTCTAATAAGTGGATGCTGTAG
- the LOC4324761 gene encoding WD repeat-containing protein ATCSA-1 isoform X1, translating into MWCEAVRWREHGELGARRFETAARARRTASLALSNRKEFTTPHNGAINSLQVDLTERRYLLAGASDGSAAIFDVQNATEYEAGFIAKHRSILLVDKQHENGHKFVVSMAVWYPVDTGLFVTASFDQYVKVWDTNSTQVVMDFKMPGKVYSAAMSPIATTHMLIATGSADVQVHLCDIASGAFTHTLSGHRDGIMSLEWSTSSEWILMSGGCDGAIRFWDIRRAGCFLVLDQSRSQLGRRPPFLEGTSDKICPSTLVVQMINVFIFNFDQDPLNSLQPSSSSKIYSAQQRTGKSKKQSHKLHKSQIPGHGHIQQRLHPGLSSSQNCATAHYGAVTGLRTTTDGMYLLSSGSDSRLRLWDIDSGCNTLVNFEAMRLQTSKPLQLAVTEDPSLVFIPCMASIKAYNLWSGMTFQTFRGHYEPVNCCYCSAQEQELYTGSNDMQILVWSPSTPAFTEMVYFLFLVIIYLSVEFSYILSNSNFLGVVGHIRILSHKLF; encoded by the exons ATGTGGTGTGAGGCGGTGAGGTGGAGGGAACACGGGGAGCTGGGCGCACGGCGCTTCGAGACCGCCGCCCGGGCGCGCCGCACCGCCTCGCTCGCGCTCTCCAACCGCAAGGAGTTCACCACCCCGCACAACGGCGCCATCAACTCCCTCCAG GTTGATTTGACAGAGCGGCGGTACCTACTCGCTGGCGCATCGGATGGATCAGCCGCTATATTCGATGTGCAGAATGCAACCGAATACGAAGCCGGGTTCATTGCCAAGCACAGGAGCATTCTGCTTGTGGACAAGCAGCATGAAAATGGCCACAAGTTCGTGGTATCGATGGCCGTATGGTATCCTGTGGACACTGGGCTGTTCGTGACAGCTTCTTTTGATCAGTATGTCAAAGTGTGGGATACTAATTCGACTCAA GTCGTAATGGATTTTAAGATGCCTGGAAAAGTGTATAGCGCAGCAATGTCCCCAATTGCAACAACACATATGCTGATCGCTACTGGAAGTGCGGATGTTCAGGTCCATTTATGTGACATTGCTTCTGGAGCCTTTACCCACACGTTGTCCGGTCATCGTG ATGGTATCATGTCTTTGGAGTGGTCTACTTCAAGTGAGTGGATTTTGATGAGCGGTGGTTGTGATGGAGCAATACGATTTTGGGACATAAGACGAGCTGGATGCTTTCTTGTTCTTGATCAGTCACGGTCTCAACTAGGAAGGCGGCCTCCTTTTCTTGAGGGCACCTCAGATAAGATATG T CCTTCCACTCTAGTTGTGCAAATGATCAATgtattcatttttaattttgaccagGATCCTTTGAACTCTTTACAACCTTCATCTTCTTCAAAGATTTACTCTGCACAGCAGAGGACAGGCAAGAGTAAGAAACAGTCACACAAATTGCACAAAAGTCAAATCCCTGGACATGGACATATCCAACAGAGATTGCACCCTGGTTTGTCTTCTAGTCAAAATTGTGCAACGGCACATTATGGTGCTGTTACAGGATTAAGAACAACTACAGATGGGATGTACCTTCTTAGCTCAG GTTCTGATTCTCGCTTAAGACTTTGGGATATTGATTCAGGCTGCAATACTTTGGTCAATTTTGAAGCTATGCGATTACAGACTAGCAAACCGCTACAATTAGCTGTCACTGAGGATCCATCACTTGTATTCATCCCATGCATGGCAAGCATTAAG GCGTACAATTTATGGTCTGGTATGACATTTCAAACATTCCGGGGGCACTATGAACCTGTTAATTGCTGCTACTGTAGTGCACAAGAACAA GAGCTTTATACTGGCAGCAATGACATGCAAATTCTTGTGTGGTCTCCATCAACTCCAGCGTTTACTGAAATGGTATATTTTCTATTTCttgttatcatatatctttcTGTAGAATTTTCCTATATCCTATCAAATTCAAATTTCTTAGGAGTAGTCGGGCATATTAGGATATTATCGCATAAGCTTTTTTAG
- the LOC4324761 gene encoding WD repeat-containing protein ATCSA-1 isoform X2, translating into MWCEAVRWREHGELGARRFETAARARRTASLALSNRKEFTTPHNGAINSLQVDLTERRYLLAGASDGSAAIFDVQNATEYEAGFIAKHRSILLVDKQHENGHKFVVSMAVWYPVDTGLFVTASFDQYVKVWDTNSTQVVMDFKMPGKVYSAAMSPIATTHMLIATGSADVQVHLCDIASGAFTHTLSGHRDGIMSLEWSTSSEWILMSGGCDGAIRFWDIRRAGCFLVLDQSRSQLGRRPPFLEGTSDKIWSPLSITYSLQPSSSSKIYSAQQRTGKSKKQSHKLHKSQIPGHGHIQQRLHPGLSSSQNCATAHYGAVTGLRTTTDGMYLLSSGSDSRLRLWDIDSGCNTLVNFEAMRLQTSKPLQLAVTEDPSLVFIPCMASIKAYNLWSGMTFQTFRGHYEPVNCCYCSAQEQELYTGSNDMQILVWSPSTPAFTEMVYFLFLVIIYLSVEFSYILSNSNFLGVVGHIRILSHKLF; encoded by the exons ATGTGGTGTGAGGCGGTGAGGTGGAGGGAACACGGGGAGCTGGGCGCACGGCGCTTCGAGACCGCCGCCCGGGCGCGCCGCACCGCCTCGCTCGCGCTCTCCAACCGCAAGGAGTTCACCACCCCGCACAACGGCGCCATCAACTCCCTCCAG GTTGATTTGACAGAGCGGCGGTACCTACTCGCTGGCGCATCGGATGGATCAGCCGCTATATTCGATGTGCAGAATGCAACCGAATACGAAGCCGGGTTCATTGCCAAGCACAGGAGCATTCTGCTTGTGGACAAGCAGCATGAAAATGGCCACAAGTTCGTGGTATCGATGGCCGTATGGTATCCTGTGGACACTGGGCTGTTCGTGACAGCTTCTTTTGATCAGTATGTCAAAGTGTGGGATACTAATTCGACTCAA GTCGTAATGGATTTTAAGATGCCTGGAAAAGTGTATAGCGCAGCAATGTCCCCAATTGCAACAACACATATGCTGATCGCTACTGGAAGTGCGGATGTTCAGGTCCATTTATGTGACATTGCTTCTGGAGCCTTTACCCACACGTTGTCCGGTCATCGTG ATGGTATCATGTCTTTGGAGTGGTCTACTTCAAGTGAGTGGATTTTGATGAGCGGTGGTTGTGATGGAGCAATACGATTTTGGGACATAAGACGAGCTGGATGCTTTCTTGTTCTTGATCAGTCACGGTCTCAACTAGGAAGGCGGCCTCCTTTTCTTGAGGGCACCTCAGATAAGATATGGTCACCATTATCCATCACTTAC TCTTTACAACCTTCATCTTCTTCAAAGATTTACTCTGCACAGCAGAGGACAGGCAAGAGTAAGAAACAGTCACACAAATTGCACAAAAGTCAAATCCCTGGACATGGACATATCCAACAGAGATTGCACCCTGGTTTGTCTTCTAGTCAAAATTGTGCAACGGCACATTATGGTGCTGTTACAGGATTAAGAACAACTACAGATGGGATGTACCTTCTTAGCTCAG GTTCTGATTCTCGCTTAAGACTTTGGGATATTGATTCAGGCTGCAATACTTTGGTCAATTTTGAAGCTATGCGATTACAGACTAGCAAACCGCTACAATTAGCTGTCACTGAGGATCCATCACTTGTATTCATCCCATGCATGGCAAGCATTAAG GCGTACAATTTATGGTCTGGTATGACATTTCAAACATTCCGGGGGCACTATGAACCTGTTAATTGCTGCTACTGTAGTGCACAAGAACAA GAGCTTTATACTGGCAGCAATGACATGCAAATTCTTGTGTGGTCTCCATCAACTCCAGCGTTTACTGAAATGGTATATTTTCTATTTCttgttatcatatatctttcTGTAGAATTTTCCTATATCCTATCAAATTCAAATTTCTTAGGAGTAGTCGGGCATATTAGGATATTATCGCATAAGCTTTTTTAG
- the LOC4324760 gene encoding protein BUD31 homolog 1 yields MPKIKTSRVKYPGGWELIEPTIRELDAKMREAENDTHDGKRKCEALWPIFRISHQRSRYIYDLYYRRKEISKELYEFCLDQGYADRNLIAKWKKPGYERLCCLRCIQTRDHNFATTCVCRVPKHLREEKVIECVHCGCRGCASGD; encoded by the exons ATGCCTAAAATAAAGACAAGCCGTGTCAAATATCCTGGAGGATGGGAGCTTATTGAACCAACTATCCGTGAGTTGGATGCCAAAATGAGGGAAG CTGAAAATGACACACATGATGGGAAGAGAAAGTGCGAAGCCCTCTGGCCAATTTTCCGTATTTCCCATCAAAGAAGTCGCTACATATATGATCTTTATTACAGAAGGAAGGAGATATCAAAAGAGTTGTATGAGTTTTGCCTGGACCAGGGTTATGCAGACCGTAATCTGATTGCAAAGTGGAAAAAG CCGGGTTATGAGCGCCTTTGCTGTCTTCGATGCATACAGACACGAGACCACAACTTTGCAACTACATGCGTCTGCCGGGTCCCCAAGCATCTCAGAGAGGAGAAGGTTATAGAATGTGTTCACTGTGGATGCAGAGGCTGTGCCAGCGGTGATTGA